From Schistocerca gregaria isolate iqSchGreg1 unplaced genomic scaffold, iqSchGreg1.2 ptg000883l, whole genome shotgun sequence, the proteins below share one genomic window:
- the LOC126324040 gene encoding carbonyl reductase family member 4-like has product MSRSDRCVKTCHELRSALPIAEGQVVPFQCDVSSEDQVHETVRSIVSHFGKIDALVNAAGVSIDRLVLKTTKADLLEIFGTNTFGSLYMAKAASRYMIKEKKGSIVFIGSIVGVTGGVGQIAYASSKSALIGATKTLSLELAQYGIRTNLVSLGFVHTDMTAHVPEFTKEKYRMQTPGQRFSTVEEASQVVLKVLEDREMNGRHVLVNGDLVSFL; this is encoded by the coding sequence ATGAGCCGGTCGGACAGATGTGTGAAGACGTGTCACGAACTGCGATCCGCGCTTCCAATTGCAGAAGGACAGGTTGTCCCCTTTCAGTGCGACGTGTCCTCTGAGGATCAGGTGCATGAGACGGTCCGAAGCATCGTCTCCCATTTTGGAAAGATCGACGCGTTGGTCAACGCCGCGGGCGTGTCTATCGACCGGTTGGTGCTCAAAACCACCAAGGCGGATTTgctagaaatttttggcacaaataCATTTGGAAGTTTGTATATGGCGAAGGCTGCTTCTCGTTACATGATAAAGGAAAAGAAGGGTAGCATCGTTTTTATAGGGAGTATAGTGGGCGTGACAGGAGGGGTAGGACAGATCGCCTACGCCTCTTCCAAGTCCGCTCTCATTGGTGCCACGAAGACCTTGTCTCTGGAATTGGCTCAGTATGGAATCCGTACCAATCTGGTTTCTCTGGGGTTCGTGCACACTGACATGACGGCCCACGTTCCGGAATTTACGAAAGAGAAATACAGAATGCAAACGCCCGGTCAGAGGTTCAGCACCGTGGAAGAGGCTAGCCAAGTTGTGTTGAAGGTGCTAGAAGACCGTGAGATGAACGGACGACACGTCTTGGTCAATGGCGACCTGGTCTCTTTCTTGTAA
- the LOC126324032 gene encoding uncharacterized protein LOC126324032, producing the protein MTTDAEIPFPGFLDRAVPTRWGGGLRAISKKVRFLFSLPHSRLMEPPIKVGIICTLRGPEYTLESWIVWHLHVGIRFFYLFFDDPEDASIEIAMRYQSHATIRVYRPLTDVEHFYRPLASFETFHHIYETEVPVRQQLNAEYAIERAVSDAVDWVLHLDSDELFYVFPPCTLQTHFSSLKGLDSFTYLNFEGVPDSERIGDYFSCVTLFRRHISSIEFNQVTSRAVLFWTSRTTRGQYMISYDNGKSSARVRRGLRPSGVHGWKSTRSRDRSKTSILDAKSLDMSRFRFDDRAVVLHYVVCGLYWYIKKYRTLDAFPNAWYGGKLLIPPCFHLDSRDAFLNGDYEAMRRLYVSQVMLDKAEVIEEQLKASVCCRIIGVREGIAEEYQRLWKEVYRPVLVSEMTGPHSMDRGGKVERSADGRESKVNTLSMEKNWIISSLVLKFVLNVEEGSQASYRPRN; encoded by the exons ATGACTACAGACGCTGAGATTCCATTTCCAGGCTTTTTGGATCGGGCCGTGCCAACTCGCTGGGGAGGCGGGCTGCGTGCTATATCAAAAAAAGTGCGTTTTTTGTTTTCACTACCTCATAGCAGACTCATGGAGCCTCCGATCAAGGTGGGTATTATATGCACTCTGAGGGGTCCGGAGTATACATTGGAGAGTTGGATTGTGTGGCATTTGCACGTTGGAAtcaggtttttttatttgtttttcgacgATCCAGAAGATGCGTCTATCGAAATCGCGATGAGGTATCAAAGTCACGCAACG ATTCGAGTGTATCGTCCGTTAACAGATGTGGAGCATTTTTACCGTCCCCTCGCTTCCTTTGAAACGTTTCATCACATATATGAGACCGAGGTTCCGGTTCGCCAGCAGCTCAACGCGGAATACGCTATCGAGCGAGCGGTTTCGGATGCGGTGGACTGGGTTTTGCATCTCGACTCAGACGAGCTGTTTTATGTTTTTCCCCCGTGCACGTTACAGACGCATTTTTCCTCGCTGAAGGGCCTCGACTCTTTTACCTACTTGAATTTTGAGGGCGTCCCGGACAGCGAGCGGATTGGCGATTACTTTTCATGCGTGACGCTGTTTAGGAGGCACATAAGCTCGATTGAGTTTAATCAGGTGACTTCTCGGGCGGTGCTTTTTTGGACCTCTAGAACGACTAGGGGGCAGTACATGATATCGTACGACAACGGGAAGTCGTCGGCTCGCGTGCGGCGCGGCCTTCGTCCCTCTGGCGTGCACGGGTGGAAGAGCACACGCTCTCGCGACAGGTCAAAGACGTCCATTTTGGACGCGAAGAGCCTCGACATGAGCCGGTTCCGCTTTGACGACAGGGCGGTTGTTTTGCATTATGTTGTTTGTGGGTTGTACTGGTACATCAAGAAGTACCGAACGCTGGACGCGTTTCCCAACGCGTGGTACGGCGGCAAGCTGTTGATTCCGCCCTGCTTTCATTTGGACAGTCGCGACGCCTTCTTGAACGGCGATTACGAGGCAATGAGGAGGCTGTACGTGAGCCAGGTCATGTTGGACAAGGCGGAGGTGATAGAGGAGCAGTTGAAGGCGAGTGTGTGTTGCAGAATTATTGGCGTTCGAGAGGGTATTGCGGAGGAGTACCAGAGGCTGTGGAAGGAGGTGTACAGGCCCGTTTTAGTATCGGAGATGACGGGTCCGCATAGCATGGACAGAGGGGGAAAGGTAGAGAGGTCCGCGGACGGCAGAGAGTCGAAAGTCAATACGCTCAGCATGGAGAAGAATTGGATTATTTCGTCGTTGGTGCTGAAGTTTGTTTTGAACGTCGAGGAAGGTTCTCAGGCGAGTTATCGTCCTCGAAACTGA
- the LOC126324036 gene encoding mini-chromosome maintenance complex-binding protein-like has protein sequence MAYPRRDEQSGVGKTMQSCMVKVYGDRILKMNTIVEVVGVYTGPANDGHKGESWPEVPKVHVIAWRNLGEANPMMMGGWGTEKISTLKKEVLKAQICMGRALIAWISKAFSGDDLAAEYLLYNMISRVAFRHEETVVGSLPLNITYANSSDLNVVCRVVEVVRALLPKSLLISLTRQELSSGRLISRRDIDQNRLHAGMLQLSTGTHLVIDEVALEEGPLGKDEQDQLENLKKVLFFQKTEYDLEVYKKDFEMNIMPVVVSEARSLFKPLCVVPLHIECSWGERLPAIPESTLNSWRALIARWRESDLPLPSPEAMKRMQDDFVRIRASQGPQALSEGTYGMWITLAQLSGITLGKRTLDVETWEIILALENRRRSRCQRVSE, from the exons ATGGCATATCCACGAAGAGACGAACAGAG TGGAGTAGGCAAGACGATGCAGTCGTGTATGGTCAAAGTGTATGGGGATAGAATATTGAAGATGAATACGATTGTGGAGGTGGTGGGTGTGTATACAGGTCCTGCAAACGATGGTCATAAGGGAGAAAGCTGGCCTGAAGTACCGAAGGTGCATGTGATTGCATGGCGTAATCTAGGAGAGGCGAATCCGATGATGATGGGCGGTTGGGGGACGGAAAAGATAAGCACGTTGAAGAAGGAGGTGTTGAAAGCCCagatatgtatggggagagcgttgATAGCTTGGATATCGAAGGCGTTCAGTGGCGACGATTTGGCGGCGGAGTACCTCTTATACAACATGATATCCAGGGTGGCATTTCGTCACGAAGAAACAGTTGTGGGGAGTCTTCCATTGAATATAACATATGCAAATAGCAGCGATTTGAACGTTGTTTGCAGAGTTGTGGAAGTAGTGCGAGCTCTTTTGCCAAAGTCCCTCTTGATCAGTTTGACAAGACAGGAGCTGTCGAGTGGCCGTCTGATATCGCGACGAGACATTGACCAGAATCGTCTGCACGCTGGGATGCTGCAGCTGAGTACGGGGACGCACTTGGTGATAGACGAGGTAGCACTGGAAGAAGGGCCATTGGGGAAAGATGAACAGGATCAGCTAGAAAATTTGAAGAAAGTCCTTTTTTTTCAAAAGACAGAATATGACTTGGAAGTTTATAAAAAGGATTTTGAGATGAATATTATGCCAGTGGTCGTGAGCGAGGCTCGAAGTTTGTTTAAGCCTCTGTGTGTGGTTCCTCTCCACATAGAGTGTTCCTGGGGCGAGAGGCTTCCGGCGATACCAGAGTCCACCTTGAATTCATGGAGAGCGCTGATTGCTAGATGGCGCGAGTCAGATTTGCCCCTTCCGTCCCCTGAGGCCATGAAGCGGATGCAGGACGATTTTGTAAGAATTCGCGCCTCTCAAGGTCCTCAGGCGCTCTCCGAGGGGACCTACGGCATGTGGATTACCCTGGCTCAGCTGTCTGGGATCACTCTAGGCAAGCGCACTTTGGATGTAGAGACCTGGGAGATTATTCTGGCCCTGGAGAACCGGCGGAGGAGCCGGTGCCAACGCGTCTCCGAATAG
- the LOC126324033 gene encoding probable sphingosine-1-phosphate phosphatase: protein MAEYSRSEPDEPDVMWGPDKNTKVSEGAGFRFDDEQDTFDKRPLRFARLKAFQVYLWHQVAFATHIIRYIQRWRSPWRDAYFVVYSLLGERALYNCLLPYLIWQVDPEFGSLYLLLLTLGTTLGNFLKNFFALPRPPPTALWVHKRLEDYGIPSTHTTNAVNMSLFITYWFWEPIVERRLQYLAVVVITWYIISMVLSRMYLGAHSHVDVIAGLLIGATFFSVWIKTHRSFSTFLSESWYSPFVVLLVFTVILLIHPRSVRPSPSHKNSAALLCLAYGVVLGMNRHVRRYSNFFWQRFFTSEICTGELAKFIARTVSARLLRFALSLSTTAVGLVVVFAIYSLSRLLLYLLFACLFRWTAAREIWSRLKYAHKKCSIPSFAPLDNFDHPQWQSQRRLDPIVDSSVHKDTKLVSGCAAIIVAGYVLTYFAPLCLNCLGLLGKYCSRGFLVV, encoded by the exons ATGGCTGAATATTCTAGGAGCGAACCAGACGAGCCGGACGTCATGTGGGGACCGGACAAGAACACCAAAGTAAGCGAGGGAGCGGGGTTCAGGTTCGACGACGAGCAAGACACATTCGACAAGAGGCCCTTGCGCTTCGCGCGTCTGAAGGCATTTCAAGTGTATCTCTGGCATCAAGTGGCGTTCGCGACGCACATAATTCGCTACATTCAG AGATGGAGATCCCCATGGAGAGACGCCTATTTTGTCGTTTACTCGCTACTTGGCGAGAGAGCGCTTTATAACTGTCTTTTGCCATATTTGATTTGGCAGGTGGATCCAGAGTTCGGGAGTCTCTACTTGCTACTTTTGACGCTCG GTACAACGCTGGGTAATTTCTTGAAAAACTTTTTCGCCCTCCCGAGACCGCCTCCCACGGCACTGTGGGTACATAAGAGATTGGAAG ATTATGGCATACCCTCTACACACACGACCAACGCCGTAAACATGTCCCTGTTTATCACGTACTGGTTTTGGGAGCCGATCGTCGAGCGCAGACTTCAGTACTTGGCCGTAGTCGTAATCACTTGGTACATCATCAGCATGGTTTTGTCCAGAATGTATTTGGGCGCACATTCCCATGTGGACGTCATAGCCGGGCTTTTGATAGGCGCTACCTTTTTTTCTGTCTGGATCAAAACACATCGCTCTTTTAGCACTTTTTTGTCGGAGAGTTGGTACTCTCCCTTTGTCGTTCTACTGGTGTTTACAGTAATTCTTCTTATTCATCCTAGATCCGTGCGTCCCAGCCCGTCGCACAAAAACTCGGCGGCCCTGCTATGTCTGGCCTATGGCGTCGTGCTCGGCATGAACAGACACGTTCGGCGGTACAGTAACTTTTTTTGGCAACGGTTTTTTACTAGTGAAATTTGTACTGGAGAGTTAGCCAAATTCATCGCTCGCACGGTCTCCGCGCGGCTTCTCCGGTTCGCGCTTTCGCTCAGCACGACCGCGGTCG GTTTGGTGGTAGTGTTCGCCATTTACAGCTTGTCAAGACTACTGCTTTATCTCTTGTTCGCCTGCCTATTCCGGTGGACAGCCGCTCGTGAGATCTGGAGCCGCCTGAAATATGCTCACAAGAAGTGCTCCATCCCCTCCTTCGCACCTTTAG ATAATTTCGACCATCCGCAGTGGCAGTCTCAGCGTCGACTCGACCCGATCGTGGATAGCAGTGTGCACAAGGACACGAAGCTCGTCAGTGGTTGTGCAGCGATCATTGTGGCCGGATACGTGTTGACGTACTTCGCTCCTCTCTGCCTGAATTGCCTCGGCCTTTTAGGGAAGTATTGTTCAAGGGGTTTTCTTGTTGTCTGA
- the LOC126324031 gene encoding glutamate-rich WD repeat-containing protein 1-like — protein sequence MDSADKLRKKRSCQGDVVFDENEDEPSAYNLDPTARAREIAENNEIEFEDPFEDEYAEEDDEYDAEMEESDADEAEIDTNALKAGEDSQQQEDPYRIFQPGIDTLNPGEVLDYDSKAYDMLHVMRMDHPCLSFDVITDKLGYQRKKFPHTIYIVSGSQAEEGSENRVSAMRMSRLHRTKYDDDDDEPNMDDSEDSANDTDEEAEVETKWVPHNGTVNRLRAMPQKNSVVATISEAKEAHIYDMSWCITALDIPLPRSKNRSDTILYSFSGHREEGYALDWSSVVPGSLATGDCSGRIYIWHMREAGVWEVGESPLRHDASVEDVQWSPTENTVLASCGVDRSIRIWDTRTSKNLVLESSKHDSDINVIHWNRSVSNLLVSGGDDGVFKIWDMQQFSKPLYTFDWHKGPITSVEWSPHEPSVLAISSEDDSVTMWDLSLTKDPEEASTFPPQLLFLHQGQNCIKEVHWHKQIPGVLISTSLDGFNVWKPNLDG from the exons ATGGACTCCGCGGATAAGCTCCGGAAGAAGCGCTCGTGCCAAGGCGACGTCGTCTTCGACGAGAACGAGGATGAGCCAAGTGCGTACAACTTGGATCCCACGGCTCGCGCGCGAGAGATCGCGGAAAACAACGAAATCGAGTTCGAAGATCCGTTCGAGGACGAGTACGCCGAGGAGGACGACGAATACGATGCCGAAATGGAGGAGAGCGACGCGGACGAGGCGGAAATAGACACAAACGCTCTCAAAGCCGGGGAAGATTCGCAGCAGCAAGAGGATCCTTATCGA ATATTCCAACCCGGGATAGACACGCTGAACCCGGGAGAGGTGCTGGACTACGACAGCAAGGCGTACGACATGCTGCACGTCATGAGAATGGACCATCCGTGCCTGAGCTTCGACGTGATAACGGACAAGCTGGGGTACCAAAGGAAGAAG TTTCCACATACCATATACATCGTTTCAGGCTCGCAGGCCGAGGAGGGCAGCGAGAACAGGGTGTCTGCGATGAGGATGAGCAGGCTGCATCGAACCaagtacgacgacgacgacgacgagccgAATATGGACGACTCTGAGGACAGCGCGAACGACACGGACGAAGAAGCGGAGGTGGAAACCAAATGGGTTCCCCACAACGGTACGGTGAATCGACTGAGGGCGATGCCACAGAAGAACAGCGTAGTGGCGACGATCTCTGAGGCGAAGGAGGCGCACATCTACGACATGTCGTGGTGCATCACGGCACTCGACATACCACTTCCGAGGTCTAAAAATCGAAGCGACACAATATTGTACTCGTTCTCGGGCCATCGGGAAGAAGGGTACGCGCTGGACTGGAGTTCCGTGGTGCCGGGCAGCCTGGCCACCGGCGACTGTTCCGGCCGAATTTACATATGGCACATGCGAGAAGCCGGCGTTTGGGAAGTGGGGGAGAGCCCGCTTCGACACGATGCGAGCGTGGAAGATGTACAATGGTCTCCAACGGAAAACACCGTTTTGGCGAGTTGCGGAGTGGACCGGTCGATTCGCATCTGGGACACGCGCACAAGCAAAAACTTGGTCCTCGAATCATCGAAGCACGACAGCGACATCAACGTGATCCATTGGAACAGGTCGGTCTCCAATCTGCTTGTCTCTGGAGGTGACGACGGCGTGTTCAAAATCTGGGACATGCAGCAGTTCTCAAAACCTCTGTACACTTTCGACTGGCACAAAGGACCCATCACGTCGGTCGAATGGAGCCCACACGAACCCAGTGTCCTGGCAATCTCGAGCGAGGACGACTCCGTCACCATGTGGGACCTAAGCCTCACCAAAGACCCAGAAGAGGCCAGCACGTTCCCCCCGCAACTTCTGTTCCTCCACCAAGGACAAAACTGTATCAAAGAAGTCCACTGGCACAAACAGATTCCAGGCGTCCTCATATCCACCTCTCTAGACGGATTCAACGTCTGGAAACCCAACTTAGACGGATAA
- the LOC126324023 gene encoding COP9 signalosome complex subunit 3-like, with protein MNVRPQEGRSALFSRNASPDNSFLLPRTPPPMEDLLEAVLTAHALSEYGSLSRAFQDSEAFNKASPEQLSSFLEHLFALEELNCRHYTVGLILTLYVQQRRSGERVETHQLAKCAEQDRRAFVAQTARLFGQLDGFQTRVAAKQVADLCAVFAKSLVELKAPVRGIRPLYAVVAALTGERSMLTPVHALVLQLCICAHTYKAALPLLETRPLDVHTCPARPRVRDVHLYFYYAGIAWAANGRYEDAVDAFKAAVLTPVALPSASVLEAYKKLILVSLVAQEESGLSLLFSAPGFPKYTRTFCQPYDDFLRAYQSDSHEALKEVFLSSVEVWKRDRNLGLVKRALRSFQQRHVGRLAAIYRALPLDGVVSHERMPARRAAEWLIVECVRQGRVEATISQREDRVAFGSPEPVAAREATACLSRNLNDMLDLYPLIEELDENIHVSQRCLEKAYCSTGRADVPPSESDTEAMAKLTKTH; from the exons aTGAACGTGCGGCCGCAAGAGGGTCGCAGCGCCCTATTTTCGCGCAACGCGTCTCCCGACAACTCTTTCTTACTGCCGCGCACGCCGCCGCCAATGGAGGACCTCCTGGAGGCCGTTTTGACCGCTCATGCGCTCTCCGAATACGGCTCGCTGAGCAGGGCGTTTCAAGACAGCGAGGCGTTCAACAAGGCGAGCCCGGAACAGCTCAGCAGCTTCCTCGAGCACTTGTTCGCCCTCGAAGAGCTCAACTGCCGGCACTACACCGTCGGCCTGATTCTCACTTTGTACGTGCAGCAGAGGCGCTCGGGGGAGCGCGTCGAGAC GCACCAGTTGGCGAAGTGCGCGGAGCAGGATCGGCGAGCGTTCGTCGCGCAGACGGCGAGGCTGTTCGGCCAGCTGGACGGGTTCCAGACGCGCGTGGCCGCGAAGCAAG tggccgATTTGTGCGCCGTGTTCGCGAAGTCGCTGGTGGAGCTCAAGGCGCCAGTGAGGGGGATCAGGCCGTTGTACGCGGTGGTGGCGGCGCTGACGGGCGAGAGGTCGATGCTGACGCCCGTGCACGCCTTGGTTTTGCAGTTGTGCATATGTGCGCACACGTACAAGGCGGCGTTGCCGTTGTTGGAGACTAGGCCTTTAGACGTGCACACGTGCCCGGCGAGGCCTCGGGTGAGGGACGTGCACCTTTATTTTTACTACGCGGGGATAGCGTGGGCTGCGAATGGCAGGTACGAGGACGCGGTGGACGCGTTCAAGGCCGCCGTGTTGACGCCGGTGGCGCTGCCGAGCGCGAGTGTGTTGGAGGCGTACAAGAAGCTCATTTTGGTGTCGCTCGTGGCGCAGGAGGAGAGTGGCTTGTCGCTGCTGttttccgcgcccgggtttcccAAGTACACGAGGACTTTTTGCCAGCCCTACGACGATTTCTTGCGCGCATACCAGTCCGACTCGCACGAGGCGCTCAAGGAGGTGTTTTTGTCGAGCGTGGAGGTGTGGAAGAGGGACAGGAATTTGGGCTTGGTGAAGCGGGCGTTGAGGTCGTTCCAGCAGAGACACGTGGGTCGCCTGGCCGCGATATACAGGGCGTTGCCGCTGGACGGCGTGGTGTCGCATGAGAGGATGCCGGCGAGGAGGGCGGCGGAGTGGCTGATAGTGGAGTGCGTGAGACAGGGGCGGGTGGAGGCGACCATTTCGCAGAGAGAGGATAGGGTGGCGTTTGGCTCGCCGGAGCCCGTTGCGGCGAGGGAGGCGACGGCGTGTCTGAGTCGCAATTTGAACGACATGCTCGACTTGTACCCGTTGATTGAGGAGTTGGACGAGAACATACACGTCAGCCAGAGGTGCTTGGAAAAGGCGTACTGTTCCACGGGGAGGGCGGACGTGCCGCCGTCGGAGAGCGACACGGAGGCGATGGCCAAGTTGACTAAGACGCACTAG
- the LOC126324022 gene encoding battenin-like, with the protein MPQEGTRLLSPQRHPNHSKEADHEEATTQRPPNEKKNLQLKLDAMSFFVFGLFNNFGYVIMLSAAQAISNGEYSESAVLMADILPSLIIKLTAPFFAHRLSFPLRIWISTISNLAAFQLVAYPKSAKIRLLGVSLSSVGSGLGEITFLALSSHFHKSTVSAWSSGTGAAGIFGSGWYFFFISVGPYFIHKMSIPFVTVISASPLPILSLILYHFLLSSPSPPPFTSSRTFPFFSRFHLLPSLLLPYILPLLSVYFLEYLINQAIAPSIVYPTSPIHCKEYELYQLLYQLSVFFSRSSSSFLSISQLWWPVLLQLLNALLLLLHSIFHFLPYIVVTIVILLEGFLGGVTYLNAYLNISSQLHSHVKEFVMSITGVSDSIGISLASLVGLYLGPKLKLINHQYLSQNACYTRKAPL; encoded by the coding sequence ATGCCTCAGGAAGGCACCAGGCTTCTGTCTCCACAAAGGCACCCAAACCATTCCAAAGAAGCCGATCACGAAGAAGCTACCACTCAACGTCcgcctaatgaaaaaaaaaacctacagCTCAAGTTGGATGCAATGTCTTTCTTCGTCTTCGGCCTTTTTAACAATTTTGGATATGTCATCATGCTGAGTGCCGCCCAAGCCATCTCAAACGGAGAATACTCCGAATCTGCTGTTCTCATGGCAGATATTCTTCCATCACTGATCATCAAGCTCACTGCTCCTTTCTTTGCCCACCGGCTCTCCTTCCCACTCAGAATATGGATCTCTACCATTTCTAATCTTGCGGCCTTCCAACTTGTTGCATATCCAAAATCAGCAAAAATACGCCTCCTCGGCGTCTCTCTGTCCAGCGTCGGCTCCGGACTCGGCGAAATCACGTTTCTCGCTTTATCGAGTCACTTTCACAAAAGCACCGTATCCGCCTGGTCCAGTGGCACGGGAGCAGCCGGAATTTTCGGATCCGGCTGGTACTTCTTCTTCATCTCTGTCGGACCctatttcattcacaaaatgtcTATCCCCTTCGTCACCGTTATCTCCGCCTCTCCCCTTCCTATTCTCTCACTCATCCTCTACCATTTCTTACTCTCTTCACCTTCACCTCCACCCTTCACCTCTTCCCGCACCTTCCCCTTCTTCTCCAGATttcacctcctcccctccctcctcctcccctacATCCTCCCTCTGCTCTCCGTCTACTTTCTCGAATACCTCATCAATCAAGCCATCGCCCCCTCTATCGTCTATCCCACATCTCCCATTCACTGCAAAGAATACGAACTCTACCAACTACTCTATCAGCTATCCGTCTTCTTCTCCcgctcctcttcttccttcctgtcTATCTCCCAACTCTGGTGGCCTGTGCTTCTGCAACTCTTAAACGCGCTACTCCTTCTCCTTCACTCCATCTTCCACTTCCTCCCCTACATCGTCGTCACCATAGTCATCCTGCTCGAAGGATTCCTCGGCGGCGTCACCTACCTCAACGCCTACCTCAACATTTCGTCCCAACTCCACTCGCACGTAAAGGAATTTGTCATGTCCATCACCGGCGTGTCAGACTCTATCGGCATATCGCTCGCGTCCCTCGTCGGACTCTACCTCGGCCCCAAACTTAAACTCATCAACCATCAATACCTATCACAGAATGCGTGCTACACACGAAAAGCACCTCTGTGA
- the LOC126324037 gene encoding tRNA N(3)-methylcytidine methyltransferase METTL6-like produces MCASSCSPCDVVRENYQTRRARRIEATSASEKSNSRIRGDGVRWRDAHSEFVQGAACLIEDQKTETTWENTSWDEIRKAALELATRSVPTLSDEVIEGHILEAAAKWDGFYDARGSRFFKDRSYLGRAFSELCVSGHQQMPRAMEIGCGVGNSLFPLLELNPQLFVFALDCSAKAIELLKDRLREEHSDRVRAFVCDISREEIPEREIVSSSVDFATMIFTLSAIAPRQMDCALSNVNRKLKVGGLVFFRDYGLYDMTHVRLFAKKAQNQLGENFYKRADGTFSYFFSVPLLRALFEKNGFETLECDYDARTLLNRKRKIKMDRVWIQGKFAKVRNV; encoded by the exons ATGTGTGCCTCTTCGTGCAGCCCCTGCGACGTCGTTCGCGAGAACTATCAGACGAGACGCGCGCGCCGTATTGAGGCGACAAGCGCCAGCGAAAAGAGTAACAGCAGAATTCGTGGCGACGGCGTTCGTTGGCGAGACGCGCACTCCGAGTTCGTTCAGGGCGCGGCGTGCCTCATCGAAGACCAAAAGACAGAAACGACGTGGGAAAATACGTCCTGGGATGAAATCAGGAAGGCCGCATTGGAGCTGGCGACTCGGTCAGTGCCGACCTTGTCAGACGAGGTCATCG AAGGACACATCCTCGAAGCTGCAGCCAAATGGGACGGCTTCTACGACGCTAGAGGATCTCGCTTCTTTAAAGATAGAAGCTATCTCGG CCGTGCCTTCTCCGAGCTGTGTGTATCCGGACACCAACAGATGCCTCGAGCCATGGAAATAGGGTGTGGTGTGGGAAACAGCTTGTTCCCCCTCCTCGAGCTGAATCCGCAGCTGTTTGTCTTCGCCCTCGACTGCAGCGCCAAGGCCATCGAGCTGTTGAAAGACCGCCTGCGCGAGGAGCACTCGGACAGAGTCCGCGCGTTCGTGTGCGACATTTCTCGAGAAGAAATCCCCGAACGAGAAATTGTGTCAAGCAGCGTCGACTTCGCCACCATGATCTTCACCCTCTCAGCGATAGCCCCTCGCCAAATGGACTGCGCCCTAAGCAACGTCAATCGGAAGCTCAAGGTTGGGGGACTGGTCTTCTTCAGAGACTACGGACTGTACGACATGACACACGTGAGACTCTTCGCAAAAAAAGCCCAAAACCAACTGGGGGAAAACTTCTACAAACGAGCAGATGGCACGTTCAGCTACTTCTTCTCTGTTCCGCTCCTCCGCGCCCTGTTCGAGAAAAACGGATTCGAGACGCTGGAATGCGACTACGATGCGCGCACGCTGCTTAATcgcaagagaaaaataaaaatggacaGAGTTTGGATACAGGGCAAGTTCGCGAAGGTCAGGAATGTGTGA